The Nodosilinea sp. FACHB-141 genome has a segment encoding these proteins:
- a CDS encoding putative toxin-antitoxin system toxin component, PIN family translates to MTLELRVVLDTNVLISALVFKQGILATLRQTWQGKGFTPLVSRATVTELIRVLAYPKFRLSKTEQEELLADYLPYCNVIPMQLELPAVPDCRDLFDVPFLQLALVGQADYLVTGDRDLLSLTALFEIPIVNAEQFLAILSP, encoded by the coding sequence ATGACTCTCGAACTCAGGGTCGTACTGGATACAAATGTGCTAATTTCAGCTCTAGTATTTAAGCAAGGGATCTTAGCTACCCTGCGCCAGACTTGGCAGGGCAAAGGCTTTACGCCGCTAGTCTCCCGGGCAACAGTTACAGAGTTGATCCGAGTGCTAGCCTATCCAAAATTTAGGCTTTCCAAAACCGAGCAGGAAGAACTATTGGCGGATTACCTGCCCTATTGCAACGTCATACCAATGCAATTAGAACTGCCAGCAGTTCCAGACTGTCGAGATCTGTTTGATGTACCGTTTTTGCAGTTGGCGCTAGTGGGTCAGGCAGATTATTTGGTTACGGGCGATCGCGATCTTCTCAGCCTAACAGCCCTGTTTGAGATACCTATCGTAAACGCTGAGCAGTTTTTGGCGATCCTCTCTCCATAA
- a CDS encoding ABC transporter ATP-binding protein, translated as MASIQSARHPIQRLLRYGQNYRPQIWGAIANSVLNTIFDLAPPYLIGIAIDVVTNNESSLIARVGITSIPGQLGVLSALTFLIWTLESLSEYIYAWLWRNLAQNLQHDLRIDTYSHLQSQDLNYFEDRSTGGLLSILNDDINQLERFLNTGAHNLLRFFTTVLWVGTTFLILAPGVSWMAMLPIPFVLWGSVAFQKRLAPRYAEVRDKAGLISGRLANNLSGIATIKSFTAERYERDRVTLDSDAYRYSNRRAIALSAAFIPLIRIFILVGFTLMLFLGGLAVADGTLSAGTYGFMVFIIQRLLWPFTQLSEIMDEYQRAMASVRRVLGLLDEPIELIPGRNPLPVEQVRGEVRYENVSFAYANRQPVLKNLSLHIPAGQSIGVVGATGSGKSTLVKLLLRFYQPQQGRILVDGQEIQDLLPQDLRRCIGLVSQDVFLFSGTVAENIAYGTFDATPEQILHAAKLAEAHEFIVQMPQGYDTIVGERGQKLSGGQRQRLAIARAILKDPPILVLDEATSAVDNETEAAIQRSLAVITQGRTTLAIAHRLSTIRHCHCIYVMAHGEIVERGRHEELLEMNGIYASLWRVQSGLR; from the coding sequence ATGGCCAGTATTCAATCTGCACGGCACCCCATACAGAGGCTGTTGCGTTACGGGCAGAATTATCGGCCGCAGATTTGGGGTGCGATCGCCAACTCTGTTCTCAACACCATCTTCGACCTGGCCCCGCCCTACCTGATCGGTATTGCCATTGATGTGGTGACTAATAACGAAAGCTCGCTCATTGCCCGCGTGGGGATTACCAGCATTCCAGGGCAGCTAGGGGTGTTGTCGGCGCTGACGTTTTTAATCTGGACCCTGGAGTCGTTGAGCGAGTATATCTATGCGTGGCTGTGGCGCAACCTGGCCCAGAATTTGCAGCACGACCTGCGGATCGACACCTACAGCCATCTGCAAAGTCAGGATCTTAACTATTTTGAAGACCGCAGCACGGGCGGCCTGCTGTCGATTTTAAATGACGACATCAATCAGCTGGAGCGGTTTCTCAATACTGGGGCGCACAACCTGCTGCGTTTTTTTACCACGGTGCTGTGGGTGGGGACGACGTTCTTAATTCTGGCGCCGGGGGTGTCGTGGATGGCGATGCTGCCGATTCCTTTTGTGCTATGGGGGTCGGTCGCTTTTCAGAAGCGGCTGGCTCCGCGCTACGCCGAGGTGCGCGATAAGGCAGGGCTAATCAGCGGGCGGTTGGCCAACAACCTGTCGGGGATTGCCACAATTAAAAGCTTTACGGCGGAAAGGTATGAGCGCGATCGCGTCACCCTAGACAGCGATGCCTACCGCTACAGCAACCGCCGGGCGATCGCCCTCAGCGCCGCCTTTATTCCGCTGATTCGAATTTTCATCTTGGTGGGCTTTACCCTGATGCTGTTTTTGGGCGGTCTGGCGGTTGCCGATGGCACCCTGTCAGCGGGTACCTACGGCTTTATGGTGTTCATCATTCAGCGGCTGCTGTGGCCCTTTACCCAGCTCAGCGAAATTATGGATGAATACCAGCGGGCGATGGCTTCGGTGCGCCGGGTGCTGGGCCTGCTGGATGAACCGATTGAGCTGATCCCCGGTCGCAACCCGCTGCCGGTGGAGCAGGTGCGCGGCGAGGTGCGCTATGAGAATGTCAGCTTTGCTTACGCCAACCGCCAGCCGGTGCTCAAGAATCTTTCCCTTCATATCCCTGCCGGTCAGAGCATTGGGGTAGTAGGGGCCACTGGCTCGGGCAAGAGCACCCTGGTAAAGCTGCTGCTGCGCTTTTATCAGCCCCAGCAGGGCCGCATTTTGGTCGACGGCCAGGAGATTCAAGACCTGCTGCCTCAGGATCTGCGCCGCTGCATTGGCTTGGTCAGCCAGGACGTGTTTTTGTTCTCGGGCACAGTGGCGGAGAATATCGCCTATGGCACCTTCGATGCCACCCCAGAGCAAATTCTCCACGCCGCCAAGCTGGCGGAGGCCCACGAGTTCATTGTGCAGATGCCCCAGGGCTATGACACCATTGTGGGCGAGCGGGGGCAAAAGCTGTCGGGTGGCCAGCGGCAGCGGCTGGCGATCGCCCGCGCCATTCTCAAAGATCCGCCAATTTTGGTGCTCGATGAGGCAACTTCGGCGGTGGATAACGAGACCGAGGCGGCAATCCAGCGATCGCTGGCGGTGATCACCCAGGGCCGCACAACCTTGGCGATCGCTCACCGGCTCTCCACCATTCGCCACTGCCACTGCATCTACGTCATGGCCCACGGCGAAATTGTGGAACGGGGCCGCCACGAAGAACTGCTAGAAATGAACGGTATCTACGCCAGCCTGTGGCGGGTTCAGTCTGGCCTGCGCTAG
- a CDS encoding type II CAAX prenyl endopeptidase Rce1 family protein: MQHLRLSTYIALRLTLHRLRQAATTWPPAQDWVLAAGLTVALGLVTIPLGLHSHFLAPTLADITWGDGLRLAARVLLVPALLEEGFWRVLLLPHPTEIMSDRRRWRLGLPMLGLFVVMHPLNAMALYPVAFTTFSNPVFLLSAALLGLICTIVYWKSGSWWVVAAMHWLVVMVWLVFLGGYSALSL, encoded by the coding sequence TTGCAACACCTTCGCCTTAGCACTTATATTGCCCTCCGACTCACCCTGCACCGGTTGCGGCAGGCCGCGACTACCTGGCCCCCGGCCCAGGACTGGGTACTAGCGGCTGGGCTAACGGTGGCGCTGGGGCTAGTGACTATTCCCTTAGGGTTGCACAGCCATTTTTTGGCCCCCACCCTGGCCGACATCACCTGGGGCGATGGACTGCGGCTGGCGGCGCGCGTGCTGCTGGTGCCCGCCCTGCTCGAAGAGGGGTTTTGGCGGGTGCTGCTGCTGCCCCACCCGACGGAGATCATGAGCGATCGCCGTCGCTGGCGGCTGGGTCTGCCCATGCTGGGTCTGTTTGTTGTCATGCATCCCCTCAATGCTATGGCGCTCTACCCCGTGGCTTTTACCACCTTTAGCAACCCGGTCTTTTTGTTGTCGGCCGCTCTGCTGGGCTTGATCTGCACCATCGTTTACTGGAAGTCGGGTTCTTGGTGGGTGGTGGCGGCCATGCACTGGCTGGTGGTGATGGTGTGGCTGGTGTTTTTGGGCGGCTACAGCGCTCTGAGCCTCTAG
- a CDS encoding AAA family ATPase produces the protein MNDFFKGFEQLLELAKTLEEKAESGELKTNVQINARGMGSIPRQGNIPNIGVSRMNRTPGDSAPINDPAVEEVIITPPPAGDNSPSSSPSPSSPPPSSPHHPTMGDVGGLSATLQELRELVEIPLKRPDVLAKLGLEPTRGVLLVGPPGTGKTLTARSLAEDLGVNYIAIVGPEVMGKYYGEAEQRLRAIFEKAKKAAPCLVFIDEIDSLAPDRSKVEGEVEKRLVATLLGLMDGFAQTKGVIVLAATNRPDHIDPALRRPGRFDREVQFRVPDRAGRLEILQIQTRDMPLQGVDLDAIADLAVGMVGADLKALCQKAAYFALRRQVPDLAGPVPDTMTLVHADFLQAIKEIKPSVLRSVEVESPAIAWEDIGGLESIKQTLQESVEGALLYPELYAQTGAKAPRGLLLWGPPGTGKTLLAKAVAAQARANFIAVNGPELLSRWVGAAEQAVRELFAKARQAAPCVVFIDEIDTLVPARGQYQGDSGVSDRVVGQLLTELDGLQGCTNVLLIGATNRPSALDPAILRAGRIDLQLEISLPDAAGRLAILQVHNSDRPLDAVDLNDWSTRTDGWNGADLALLSNQAALEAVREYRAQGMADPSQIRIAAHHWEQAHQAILSQRSSVANRG, from the coding sequence ATGAATGACTTCTTCAAAGGCTTTGAACAACTGCTCGAACTGGCTAAAACGCTAGAAGAAAAAGCCGAAAGCGGTGAGCTTAAAACCAACGTGCAGATCAACGCTCGGGGCATGGGCAGCATTCCCCGCCAGGGCAACATCCCTAACATCGGTGTCAGCCGCATGAACCGCACCCCTGGAGATAGCGCGCCGATCAACGATCCCGCCGTCGAAGAAGTCATCATCACCCCACCCCCCGCTGGCGACAACTCCCCATCCTCCTCACCTTCCCCATCCTCCCCGCCCCCCTCGTCTCCCCATCACCCCACCATGGGCGATGTCGGTGGCCTCTCCGCCACCCTGCAAGAGCTGCGCGAACTGGTAGAAATTCCCCTTAAGCGGCCCGATGTGCTGGCCAAGCTGGGCCTGGAGCCCACGCGTGGTGTGCTGTTGGTTGGCCCTCCCGGCACGGGCAAAACCCTCACCGCCCGCTCCCTGGCCGAAGACCTAGGCGTCAACTACATTGCGATTGTCGGCCCCGAGGTGATGGGTAAATACTACGGCGAGGCCGAGCAGCGCCTGCGGGCCATTTTTGAGAAGGCCAAGAAAGCTGCCCCCTGCCTGGTGTTTATCGACGAAATCGACAGCTTGGCCCCCGATCGCAGCAAGGTCGAAGGCGAGGTCGAAAAGCGCTTGGTCGCCACCCTGCTGGGCCTGATGGATGGCTTTGCTCAGACCAAGGGCGTGATCGTGCTGGCCGCCACCAACCGACCCGACCACATTGACCCGGCCCTGCGTCGTCCGGGCCGCTTCGATCGCGAGGTGCAGTTTCGCGTGCCCGATCGCGCGGGTCGTCTCGAAATCCTTCAGATTCAGACCCGCGACATGCCGCTACAGGGCGTGGATTTGGATGCGATCGCCGATCTGGCGGTCGGCATGGTGGGGGCCGATCTCAAGGCCCTCTGCCAAAAAGCCGCCTACTTTGCCCTACGCCGTCAGGTGCCGGATCTGGCTGGCCCCGTACCCGACACCATGACCCTGGTGCACGCTGACTTTCTCCAAGCGATTAAGGAAATCAAGCCCTCAGTGCTGCGATCGGTGGAGGTGGAGTCGCCTGCGATCGCCTGGGAAGACATCGGCGGCTTAGAATCCATCAAGCAAACCCTGCAAGAATCGGTTGAGGGGGCACTGCTCTACCCTGAACTCTACGCCCAAACCGGAGCCAAAGCGCCGCGCGGACTGCTGCTGTGGGGACCTCCCGGCACAGGCAAAACTCTGCTGGCCAAGGCTGTGGCCGCCCAGGCCCGGGCCAACTTTATCGCCGTTAACGGTCCCGAGCTGCTGAGCCGCTGGGTCGGTGCGGCTGAACAGGCGGTGCGAGAGCTGTTTGCCAAGGCCCGTCAGGCCGCGCCCTGTGTCGTATTCATTGATGAGATCGACACCCTGGTGCCCGCCCGAGGCCAGTACCAAGGCGACTCGGGCGTAAGCGATCGCGTCGTCGGTCAGCTGCTGACTGAGCTAGATGGTCTCCAGGGCTGCACCAACGTGCTGCTGATTGGGGCGACCAACCGCCCCAGTGCCCTCGACCCCGCGATTCTGCGCGCTGGCCGCATCGATCTCCAGCTCGAGATTAGCCTGCCCGATGCGGCGGGGCGACTGGCGATTTTGCAGGTGCACAACAGCGATCGCCCCCTCGATGCCGTCGATCTCAACGACTGGTCTACCCGCACTGATGGCTGGAACGGTGCCGACCTGGCCCTACTCAGCAACCAGGCGGCCCTCGAAGCCGTGCGCGAGTACCGCGCCCAGGGCATGGCTGACCCCAGCCAGATTCGCATTGCGGCCCACCACTGGGAGCAGGCCCACCAGGCCATTCTCAGCCAGCGCAGCTCGGTGGCGAATCGGGGATAA
- a CDS encoding homoserine dehydrogenase, which yields MRVGLLGLGTVGSGTAKILLDPAHRHPLVGQIELARVGVRSLDKPRSVAIEGDRLTTDLESIVSDPTIDVVVEVMGGLEPARSLILKAIAHGKHVVTANKAVIARYGDEIFTAANEAGVYVMLEAAVAGGIPVIQPLKQALGVNRIRAVTGIINGTTNYILTRMQREGGDFEAILADAQRLGYAEADPSADVDGLDAADKIAILASLAFGGRIKLSEVYSEGIRHVTAADIAYADRLGFVIKLLAIARRDSDFDETSDQALDQLQLRVHPTLVPVSHPLASVNDVYNAILIEGDPIGQVMFFGPGAGEGPTASAVVSDLLNLAANLRAGTTPKATNPLLACSHQHYCKVSPMADIVSRFYVRLLAEDEPGVIGKLGLCFGRHRVSLESIVQIGQHETRAEIVIVSHEVTEANFQTALDELREYREIHSVASVLRVL from the coding sequence ATGCGTGTCGGTTTGCTGGGGTTGGGAACGGTGGGGTCGGGGACGGCCAAGATTTTGCTGGATCCGGCCCATCGTCATCCCCTTGTAGGGCAGATAGAGCTGGCCCGCGTGGGGGTGCGCAGTTTGGATAAGCCCCGGTCGGTGGCGATTGAGGGCGATCGCCTCACCACCGATTTAGAGAGCATTGTCAGCGACCCCACTATCGATGTGGTGGTGGAGGTGATGGGGGGCTTGGAGCCGGCGCGATCGCTAATTCTTAAGGCCATTGCCCACGGTAAGCATGTGGTGACGGCCAACAAAGCGGTGATTGCCCGCTACGGCGACGAGATTTTTACCGCCGCTAACGAGGCGGGGGTCTATGTGATGTTGGAGGCGGCGGTAGCGGGGGGCATTCCCGTCATCCAGCCGCTAAAGCAAGCGCTGGGGGTCAACCGCATCCGTGCGGTGACGGGGATTATCAACGGCACCACCAACTACATCCTCACTCGCATGCAGCGGGAGGGGGGCGACTTTGAGGCAATTTTGGCCGATGCTCAGCGCCTGGGCTACGCCGAGGCCGACCCTAGCGCCGATGTGGATGGGCTGGATGCCGCCGACAAGATTGCGATTCTGGCGTCGCTGGCCTTTGGGGGGCGCATTAAGCTGTCGGAGGTCTATAGCGAGGGCATTCGTCATGTGACCGCCGCCGATATTGCCTACGCCGACCGGCTGGGGTTTGTGATCAAGCTGCTGGCGATCGCCCGCCGTGACAGCGACTTCGACGAGACCTCTGACCAAGCATTGGATCAATTGCAGCTGAGGGTGCATCCGACCCTGGTGCCCGTGAGCCATCCCTTGGCGTCGGTGAACGATGTTTACAACGCCATTCTGATTGAGGGCGACCCGATTGGCCAGGTGATGTTCTTTGGGCCAGGGGCGGGGGAAGGACCGACGGCCAGTGCGGTGGTGTCTGACCTGCTGAACCTGGCGGCGAACCTGCGGGCGGGGACAACGCCTAAAGCCACTAACCCGCTGCTGGCCTGTAGTCATCAGCACTACTGCAAGGTTAGCCCCATGGCTGACATTGTCAGTCGCTTTTACGTGCGGCTGCTGGCGGAGGATGAGCCGGGGGTGATTGGCAAATTGGGGCTGTGCTTTGGCCGTCACCGGGTGAGTTTGGAGTCGATTGTGCAAATTGGTCAGCACGAAACGCGGGCAGAGATTGTGATCGTTAGCCATGAGGTGACGGAGGCGAATTTCCAAACTGCGTTGGATGAGCTGCGAGAGTACAGGGAGATTCACAGTGTGGCCAGTGTGCTGCGGGTGTTGTAG
- a CDS encoding GGDEF domain-containing protein, with amino-acid sequence MPLPAESEPPAELEASPSDLGGNIASANGAGANLPLDAALPWSIFEAALDAMLIVNDAGYYVAANPAACALLELPQADLIGRRVADFLSLDTDFETVWQDFLAAGQMRGEQQLQLDNGTVKTVEFAATAHVQPNRHLSILRDISDRKRFEAERDALSRQLEQWVISSSEKIEITQAELRSQQQRIDSILNSLECVVWSVDPLTLETIYVNAAATALYGHPPEAFLADADLWFNCIHPDDYPLLLADIEALSYQGKIDREYRIFRADGTLCWVRGQARLVRDDVGTPLRIDGTTLDISDRKRAEFALKDHQATQQALLEAIPDLMMRIDENGNILDLISGGEIVLYGPIVPERGQSLYVSFPKELADQRMHYIRIALSTGTRQRYEHTIEINGELRHEESRVVPISQNEVLVIVRDITERKRAEVTQADLNQKLKLVNAELNRLATVDGLTEIANRRSFDQALDLEWQRARRQQKYLSLILCDIDYFKPYNDNYGHLAGDDCLRRVAQMLSTVVKRPGDLVARYGGEEFVLLLPDTTLDGSIEIVEKVQAAIAQCPLPHDYSEVSSNLTLSFGLVCHCPSVKEHSPRELIHRADLALYEAKAQGRNRYVVGDSFT; translated from the coding sequence ATGCCTTTGCCTGCAGAGTCCGAGCCCCCCGCTGAATTGGAAGCATCCCCGTCAGATCTTGGCGGGAATATTGCTAGCGCGAACGGAGCAGGGGCTAACCTGCCGTTAGATGCAGCCCTGCCCTGGAGCATCTTTGAGGCCGCCCTTGATGCCATGCTCATTGTTAATGATGCCGGGTATTATGTGGCGGCCAACCCAGCGGCCTGCGCACTGCTAGAGCTGCCTCAGGCAGACTTGATCGGGCGACGAGTAGCCGATTTTTTGTCCTTAGACACGGATTTTGAGACGGTCTGGCAGGATTTTTTGGCGGCGGGGCAGATGCGGGGGGAACAGCAGCTGCAGCTCGACAACGGCACTGTCAAAACGGTGGAGTTTGCGGCGACGGCGCACGTTCAGCCCAATCGTCATCTGTCGATTTTGCGGGATATTAGCGATCGCAAGCGGTTTGAAGCCGAGCGCGATGCCCTGTCTCGGCAGCTAGAGCAGTGGGTGATTAGCAGCTCTGAAAAAATAGAGATTACCCAAGCCGAGCTGCGATCGCAGCAGCAGCGCATTGACAGCATTCTCAACTCGCTGGAGTGCGTGGTGTGGTCAGTTGACCCTTTGACACTGGAGACCATCTACGTCAACGCCGCTGCTACTGCCCTCTACGGCCACCCCCCAGAGGCTTTTTTAGCCGATGCCGACCTTTGGTTTAACTGCATTCATCCCGACGATTACCCGCTGCTTTTGGCCGACATTGAGGCCCTGAGCTACCAAGGCAAAATCGACCGAGAGTATCGGATCTTTCGCGCCGATGGCACCCTGTGTTGGGTGCGTGGGCAGGCCCGCCTAGTGCGCGATGACGTGGGCACCCCCCTCCGCATTGACGGCACTACGCTGGATATCAGCGATCGCAAACGGGCAGAATTTGCCCTCAAAGACCACCAGGCCACCCAGCAGGCCCTTCTCGAAGCCATCCCCGATCTGATGATGCGCATCGACGAAAATGGCAATATTCTCGACCTGATTTCGGGCGGCGAGATTGTCCTCTACGGCCCCATTGTCCCCGAGCGCGGACAGTCGCTTTACGTCAGCTTTCCCAAGGAACTGGCCGACCAGCGCATGCACTACATACGGATTGCCCTATCTACGGGCACCCGGCAGCGCTACGAACACACTATTGAGATCAACGGCGAACTGCGCCACGAAGAGTCGCGGGTGGTGCCCATTAGCCAAAACGAGGTGCTGGTAATTGTGCGCGATATTACCGAGCGCAAGCGAGCCGAAGTCACCCAGGCTGACCTTAACCAAAAACTCAAGCTGGTCAATGCCGAACTCAATCGACTGGCCACCGTCGATGGTCTTACCGAAATTGCCAACCGCCGCAGTTTTGACCAGGCCCTCGATTTAGAGTGGCAGCGGGCCCGTCGTCAGCAAAAATATTTGTCGCTGATTCTCTGCGACATTGACTACTTCAAGCCCTACAACGACAACTATGGTCACCTGGCAGGCGACGACTGCCTGCGCCGGGTGGCCCAGATGCTGAGCACCGTGGTCAAGCGCCCGGGCGATCTGGTAGCCCGCTACGGCGGCGAAGAATTTGTGCTGCTGCTACCCGATACCACCCTCGATGGCAGCATTGAGATCGTTGAAAAAGTTCAGGCGGCGATCGCCCAGTGCCCGCTGCCCCATGATTATTCAGAGGTGAGCTCAAACTTAACCCTAAGCTTTGGCCTCGTGTGCCACTGCCCTAGCGTCAAAGAGCACTCTCCCAGAGAACTAATCCATCGCGCCGACCTGGCCCTTTATGAGGCCAAGGCCCAGGGCCGCAACCGGTATGTGGTCGGCGACAGCTTTACCTAA
- a CDS encoding ABC transporter ATP-binding protein encodes MPTPLIEFRQLQKVYGSGNTEVRALWNVDLSIYPGEYCAIMGPSGSGKSTAMNMVGCLDRPTAGEYFFDSQNVATLEDDALALIRNQKIGFVFQQFHLLPQLTARENVELPMIYAGVRSEVRRQRATEALVRVGLGDRINNKPTQLSGGQQQRVAIARAIVNDPLLLLADEPTGALDTHTTDDVLGLFADLHAAGITVVMVTHEPDVARASQRIVWFKDGKILNDHLSPEDLAQSLAVR; translated from the coding sequence ATGCCCACTCCACTGATCGAGTTTCGCCAGCTGCAAAAAGTCTATGGCTCGGGCAATACCGAGGTGCGGGCGCTGTGGAACGTAGATTTGTCGATTTACCCCGGTGAGTACTGCGCCATTATGGGGCCGTCTGGCTCCGGCAAATCTACCGCCATGAATATGGTCGGCTGCCTCGATCGCCCCACCGCCGGAGAATATTTCTTCGACAGCCAGAATGTGGCCACCTTAGAAGACGACGCCCTGGCCCTCATTCGCAATCAAAAAATCGGCTTTGTCTTCCAGCAGTTTCACCTGCTGCCCCAGCTCACCGCGCGGGAGAATGTGGAGCTGCCGATGATCTACGCCGGGGTGCGCAGCGAGGTCCGCCGCCAGCGAGCAACAGAAGCATTGGTGCGGGTGGGGCTGGGCGATCGCATCAACAACAAGCCCACTCAGCTATCGGGGGGGCAGCAGCAGCGGGTGGCGATCGCGCGGGCGATCGTCAACGACCCGCTACTCTTACTGGCCGACGAACCTACAGGCGCATTGGATACTCACACCACTGATGACGTGCTGGGCCTTTTTGCCGACCTCCACGCCGCAGGCATTACCGTTGTCATGGTTACCCACGAACCCGATGTGGCCCGGGCTAGCCAGCGCATCGTCTGGTTCAAAGACGGCAAGATTCTCAACGACCACCTCAGCCCCGAGGATCTAGCTCAGTCGCTCGCGGTGCGATGA
- a CDS encoding MATE family efflux transporter, with the protein MGRNTKPSPSINGAAASPAFLPSFLRLAAANIISNLMVPLAGLVDTAFLGHLDDISHLGGVALATVIFNVVYWSFGFLRMGTTGTTAQARGRGDAEEIWLILLRNGAIALSFGVAILLLQVPIRDLSFALLSAEPEVRAAGMAFYNARIWDAPAVLMNLVLMGWFLGREKGRRVIVLSLVGNGSNVVFNTIFISGLGWASTGAGLGTALSQYVTLAVGLSLLAREGGFQKLWAVVPQGWNLQAIKGLFLLNRDILVRTFALVLSFALFTNFSSALGRETLAANTLLLQVVTLSAYFIDGIAFATESFAGRYYGSGDRTHLRRLLTLGGFTSIALGLSFALAFVLFPAPLFGLLTGHQEVIAIVKIYVGWLIPILGLGAIAYMLDGYFLGLTAGPVLRNATVLAAGVGFLPLALLAQSLGSAHLLWLALVGLMAARALTLLWAVPKSLA; encoded by the coding sequence ATGGGCAGAAATACAAAACCATCCCCGAGCATTAATGGTGCAGCCGCCTCTCCAGCCTTTCTGCCCAGTTTTCTAAGGCTGGCAGCTGCCAATATCATCTCAAACCTGATGGTGCCCCTGGCGGGCCTCGTAGATACGGCCTTTCTCGGTCATCTGGACGACATTAGTCACCTAGGTGGGGTAGCCCTGGCCACGGTGATTTTTAACGTGGTCTACTGGAGCTTTGGCTTTTTGCGCATGGGCACCACAGGTACAACGGCTCAGGCGCGGGGGCGGGGCGATGCCGAGGAAATTTGGCTGATCTTGCTGCGCAACGGGGCGATCGCCCTGAGTTTTGGGGTAGCGATTTTGCTGCTTCAGGTGCCGATTCGCGACCTTAGCTTTGCCCTGCTCAGCGCTGAACCCGAGGTTAGAGCAGCGGGCATGGCATTCTACAACGCCCGCATTTGGGATGCCCCAGCAGTGCTGATGAACCTGGTGCTGATGGGCTGGTTTTTGGGTCGCGAAAAGGGTCGCCGGGTGATTGTGCTGTCGCTGGTAGGCAACGGCAGCAACGTGGTATTCAACACTATTTTCATCAGTGGGTTGGGCTGGGCCAGCACCGGGGCGGGGTTGGGCACTGCCCTCAGTCAGTACGTCACCCTGGCGGTGGGGCTGAGCCTGTTGGCTAGAGAAGGCGGCTTCCAAAAGCTCTGGGCAGTAGTGCCCCAGGGGTGGAATCTGCAGGCAATTAAAGGGCTGTTTCTGCTGAACCGCGACATTTTGGTGCGCACCTTTGCCCTGGTGCTGAGCTTTGCGCTGTTTACTAATTTCAGCTCGGCCCTGGGAAGAGAAACTCTGGCAGCGAATACGCTGCTGCTGCAAGTGGTGACGCTCTCGGCCTACTTTATCGACGGCATCGCCTTTGCCACGGAAAGCTTTGCGGGACGGTATTACGGCAGCGGCGATCGCACCCACCTGCGTCGTCTATTAACCTTGGGAGGATTCACTAGCATCGCATTAGGGCTATCCTTTGCGCTGGCTTTTGTGCTGTTTCCAGCGCCGCTGTTTGGCCTACTGACGGGCCATCAAGAGGTGATCGCGATTGTAAAAATCTACGTGGGCTGGTTGATTCCCATTTTAGGATTGGGCGCGATCGCCTACATGCTTGACGGCTACTTTCTCGGTCTTACCGCTGGCCCAGTGCTGCGCAACGCCACAGTGTTAGCGGCCGGGGTTGGCTTTTTGCCCCTAGCTCTGCTGGCTCAATCTTTGGGCAGTGCTCACCTACTATGGCTGGCCCTGGTAGGGTTGATGGCCGCCCGCGCCCTCACCCTACTCTGGGCTGTACCAAAGTCGTTAGCCTGA
- a CDS encoding AbrB/MazE/SpoVT family DNA-binding domain-containing protein: MLTKLTEQNKITLPSSVTEALGPVEYFEITLENGQIILTPVKVQRSDAVREKLAELNITEQDIADAIAWSRGSSAPQ, encoded by the coding sequence GTGCTGACTAAACTTACCGAGCAGAATAAAATTACCCTGCCGTCGAGCGTAACTGAGGCACTTGGCCCAGTTGAGTACTTTGAAATAACCCTCGAAAATGGGCAGATCATTCTTACTCCCGTCAAAGTTCAACGGTCTGATGCTGTTAGAGAAAAGCTAGCTGAACTGAACATTACAGAGCAGGATATTGCTGATGCTATAGCTTGGTCTCGCGGCAGTTCTGCGCCTCAGTGA